Genomic window (Cellulosilyticum lentocellum DSM 5427):
ATTTTCTAAAAAAGGATACCCTTTCGATAATGCTTGTTGTGAAAGTTTTTTCAAATATCTCAAAAAGAATCGCACCAATCGCAGAAGCTATCATACCCTAGAGGAACTTCGACTAGATATTTTCGAGTACATTGAAAATCTATATAACAATCGTCTTCCCCACGGTGCGATTGGATATAAAACGCCAAATGAGTTAGAAGCAGAATACTGGGATCAGCACGCATAATTGTTGATCTCAACAAATTTTTCGTTACAAATCGTGTCCAAACTATTGACTATACTCCATTGCGCAATTAGAAATTGCCATGGTATTCCCGTCTCTTTATGTACCTTTTCAACATATGGCATAATCCTATCTATAAAAGCACATTGTGAAGGTAATCTATTCCTTACTTGTTGTGGTATTTCCCAATATGATAAGCTTGTATCCTCTTGTGTATTTTCGGTCCCACTCTCTATGTTTTTACTATTGTTCTTTATCATCTCTGCTAACCCATTTGTTATGTATCTACCATTACCAACACTCTTCCTAAGTCCTCCTATTTCTTGTGGTACATACTTATAATCATTTTTAGACACTTCCTTACCATTTTTATAAATAATATCTCCAATCCTAATATAGGTATGTTCTCCCTCTTTATATCCTTGTGCAAAATCTCCATTTCCTTCTACTTCTCTTATTCCCCCTATTTCTTGAGGGATATATTTATAATCATCTGCAGCTATCTTCTTACCATTTTTATAAATAATTCCTCCTATGCGCTGATATATGGTATCTCCTTCTACATATGTTTGAGATACTATAACATAACTTCCTTTTCCGATCGTGTCCCTTATTCCCCCAATCTCTTTTGGTACATATTTATAGTTCTCTTCTGGTATTAGTACACCATTCTTATATATTTGCTTTCCTATTTGCTCATAAACTGTTTTGTTTTCTACATAAGCTCTTGCAAAAGTACCATTTCCATCTGTGGCACGTAAACCACCTACTTCATGCGGAATATATTTATAATCTTTTTCCGCTACTAACTCTCCATTTTTATATATTTTTCCATCTATACTTTCGTATAAAATACCACCTTCTAAATAAGCTATGTCCGATTCACTTCTTGCAAACTTTTCTGCTTGATTACCTCCAATTAGTAGAAATTCTTCTTCCCATTCTTGACTCTTCTCGCCTAATTCATTACTCGCTTTAAATGAAATATTACTACTACCAATACTTCCTGGAAATTTAATAGTCTTACCAACACTTAATCTTCCTTTATCAAGGACACCTTTAGACATATACTCGCTTTCTTTATACAAAGTTGCAGCCTGCTTAGTATTAGTCACAAGTCTCTGGCTATGCTCCTCTATACTCTCTGTTTTATACTCTATTTCCTTTAAACTAGATAATATTCCCCTAGCAGAACTTACTACACTTCCATAGTCACTATATCTAGATATAATATTTTCCATCTCTCTCTTAATACTATTGATATCTCTCTTATAGCTCGAACATACATTTCTATAGCATCTATCTATATTCCTTGATAGCTCACTTAGTTCATCAGTCTCAACCCTTAATTCATCTGGCATAAAAATCCCCCCTTACTTATTTTTACTTTTAGCTGCTGCTAACTTAGCTCTTTTCTCTCTCTCTGCTGCTTCTACTGCTCCTGATAAACTATTTAATCGACTTGCTACATTTCTCCAGCTACTGTTTAATGTTGAAAATTTCTTTTCTAGTTCACAATATGAAGCTCTAAAATTATCATAACTGCTTCCACTCCAGTTCTTTTTGACGGCTTCCACATCTGCTTTCATCTGCCTAGTGCTACTTTGCAAGGTACTTAAAGTTTGCTGAACTTTACTTGCTAAAGATGATGCTGACATTAATCTCCCCTCCTCAATAGTTATTCTCTTGTTATGCTATAGCGCCTTTCACATTTCTCTCTATCTTACCCCTACATAATTCTGCCATTATATCCTCTCTTAGTTCTTAGCATTTCAGCCCTTTTTCTTTGCTGGTCCTTTGCTGCCGCTTCTACAGCTGAATCTAATGTGCTATACGTCTTTGCAACCTCTTCTATGTCTTTTGCTATACTTATAATGGTTTTATTCATACGTACAAATTCATCCTTCAGTACTTCTATGCTATCTCCTTTCCAGTACTCGCAACTAACCACTTCTCTTACAAGATTCCAAAACTCATCAAGCATATTTTCTCTTATCTTCATTGCCTTCTCTTTACTTGAAGTCGCTCTTGACATTTTTCACCCCCCTAATCCCATCTGCTACTTTGTAAGATTCTTATACATTCCATTTCATCTGCATAATATTGCTTTAATGCTTTTTCTACACCATCTGCCTTTGCTTGTACAATCTCACCTATATTTTTAAGTTTTTTATTTACTCTATCTATCTCTCGTTCTGCCAAATTACACGCAGATGTCACACTAGGATAATCTGCATATGTTCTCTTAAAACCTTCATGAATTAAAGTACAATTACTTAATTCTTTTGTATAACCTTTCAACAACTTTTCTCCCATTTTACTTATTTTTCTTCTTAAGACCTGTACCTCTCTTAATGAAACATCTATATTAATCTCTTCATCTGTAAAGTCTGAAACACTTACATTAGGTGCATAAAGTGTAAAACCTTTAGTGATTTTTATCTGATTCCTCTTATTTATAGCGGCCCTAACCTGCTGTATCTGTTCTGCACCTAACCTTATTTGCTCTAATTCTTGTCTCATAGCAGTAAGCATTTCTTGTTCTTGATTACTACTTATAAATGCATTTGCTACACCTGGTAGTAA
Coding sequences:
- a CDS encoding WXG100 family type VII secretion target encodes the protein MSASSLASKVQQTLSTLQSSTRQMKADVEAVKKNWSGSSYDNFRASYCELEKKFSTLNSSWRNVASRLNSLSGAVEAAEREKRAKLAAAKSKNK